AACTTGAAATTCGAAGATTTTGCGATGGTTTATAAGATATAAGAGAGGTTCCAGTGATTATCTGAGTGATTCTCTTGATGTTCAGCTGTTTTTGACAGCATGCATCTGAAAAGGTATTGGGCCTAGTATTGTGCACTGGGTGTTAACTTTTCAGTGGTGAGATCCTACAATCTATACAAACTCTAAAGGGGGAGACCAAAATGAAAACTATTCTGTTGTTTGTTGCACTATCGTCACTTCTATTTTCGGCGAGTTGTTCACATGGACATGGACACAAAAAGGGAGAGCACAAGGGTCAGCATTGGGTAGAGATGGACGCCGATAAAGACGGCGCAATTTCTAAAGAGGAATTTGATAAATTTCATGTAGAGAAGTTTAAAGCCATGGATACCAACAACGATGGCAAGATCAGTGAAGACGAAAGAAACGCCTTTAAGTCGGAAGGTAAAATGTGCAGCAAAAAAAGCTGTAAGAAATGCGGTAACAAGAAATCCGCTGAATAGTGTGATCTCTAAAACATGTTGATTGCGAATTCGATACTAATTGGCCTGGCTTTGTTCTGCTCTTTACCCGCGCTTGGTGCCGACCAAACGGGTAATCCAAGCGTTTCAAGCCTTGCCAAGGATACGCCCCCGAAGTTTGATTGTGAGACAGAGCAAGACTGCATCTTACGAAGTTGTTCGGGGTGCTTATCTGCGGAATACATACGAATTTATAATCCTCCGGAACCTCCCTGTTTTCAGTATCCCAGCACAGGTTTCAAATGCGTTTGTAAGTCTAATAAATGCGTAGCCCAATCAACACGACTATAACTACGACATCTTTCCGAAGATGCCTGTCGTAGAATATGAAACCATCGAGTTTAAACTAAATGCAGCCTAACTGTGCTTTAATCGCACCCCTAATTTCTAATGTTAGACTTGGAGCTAGTGGTGCACAAGCTGGGACCTGGGTTTTGCGAGAATTACTTTAGTTCAAATTCGATGAGGGCTACTGATCGCTGCTGAATACCCAAAAGAGCCAAAGCAATGTGGGTAGCTGATTTCGGGCTCCTACTCTGCGGGCGACCATCTTCACTATACGGAACTTGTACCCATGGTATTGTCTCTGTAGCATTGCTTGGGTTAAAGGGGGCAAATGTCGGCTCCCCTGCAATCTGCTGAGTGGCCTTATTGTCTACCGGCAGAAATATGACTTCGCCGTTGTCATAACCTGGAAGAATCACGACTGATTTTTCACCAAAATTAACCACCTGTAGATTTTGAGGGTGGTTGTCATAAGCAGTTTGATTCAAAATCTCATTCCATTGGCCATCTTGATTTTGATAAACAAGAAGGTGGCCCGCCATATCAATAAAAGGAGTGGCATCTGTTACATAAATACGTCGGTAGGCCTCACCATCAACCTTAGGTCCAATAGCTATGGTACGGTTGGTGACACCCACGATTCCTGTATCAGTGACGTGAAGAGTATGCCCCTGCGGACCATTAATAAACTTGATGATTTGTATATTGTCGAGCCTCACAATAAGCTCTTCTGTTCCATCGTTGTCCACATCTGAAAACTGCATGGCTTGAAATGAAGGGTATTCTCCTTGGTTACTTAGGACCACGCCTTTTCCCAAAACCGCTCCCGTCGAGTCCAGATGAATCACTCGCAATTGACCATTAGCTGAATGCACATATGTAAAAACTGATACGACTCCTTCGCCAAACTTGTCTCTCACGACAGCTATAGATGTAACACTCTCCCCAAATCTGTCTTCAACCCCAGGAATTGTCGTTGCAACACCTTCGGAGGATCCCGTTTCAGTCGTGGTGCCGGTATTGCTTTGAGCGGAGAGCTCAGTCGGCACGTGCTGAGCGAGCCCCATCTTTCCATTTTTGATTGGTATAAAAAAAAGTCGATTATAGTGATTCACCAAGACAGCCGCTTCGTTGTCCTGCGATTTAAACCCTATATATTCAATGTTCTCAAAGAGATGATAGTGAGCATGACCACTTGTATCCGTCGGCAACTGCACTTCAGAAATGAAACTGATTTTTTTCAAATTGTTCTTATAAGTTCTGAACTGTTTCAAAACCAACTCAGAGACATGATAATTGTCACTGGGATTTACCCTATAGCTACGGCTACCACCAACAAAAATGTCATACCAGGACCCACGGTCAATAATCTTCACATTGCGAGCGGCCCATCCCGGTTCAAAAAGCGGATCGTATTTAATGACTCTTTTTACAGAAACGGTCGGTTCTTTTGATGTTGCTTTCTTAGATCGACTTGATTTGGTTGCCGGTTTTTTAGCCTTTTTGGCTTTGGCGTCTGCAATGGGTTCAGAGGGAGAAGAAAAAAAGGACCAACAGTTTAGTTCTTTAGAGGAAGTACCAGAGTTTTTTTCTCCGCCGGCAAAGCCTTTAAAGCCATACAATGCGATAAGAAGGATAGTGCTCGTCTGAATCACAAAGCGATTTAGGGATTGAAGTCTTTGAACTTGAAAAATCTGTAACTCAAATCTCCTATGTGTTTTTACCATACATCATCCCTTCGTATTTACCTTTTTGCCTCTAAGAGGCCGTGTGAAGATAGTAGAACAAGTAACACTCGGATATTTGAAGTGCTAGTATAACGTGAACTTGAGGACATTCATAAATACAAACACCTTAAGTGTAAAGACTACCTAGCTGCCCCCTCAGTCACAGTCGAGAGTGCCTTGGCCTCGTGCCTTCGACCACTGGAGTTTACCGAAACACGCTTGCCTTTCGAGACGCCGCCCACGCAGGCAAAAGAATTTCGAAGAATACCCCAGCTGGGGGCTTCTCTAAGACTTCCTTGGCAACTCGAGAATTGGAATGAAGAAGTTCATAACATTGTACCTTGGGCTAACAGGTTAAGGATACGTAAGCGCTCTGACTGTCCTTTTTAAACAGGATGCTAAGCTGAGCAAACTAAGAAATTGTCAAAGGCAGAATGAACCTTCTAAATAAACAGAAGGTTCAGATCAAGCTAACTCCTAAGCTGTATCATGTTTGGAGAAGCATCAACGCCGTCAAGGTTTGGAGAAAATCGGTGGTCCAAAACTTTGCTAATCAACCTCACAGCAAGGAAAACAACAACAGATGTCGCCAGCGGAATTGCAAGCGACGAATAGCCCCATCGCCCACTGAAATGAACGGATACGATCGAACCCATCGCGAAGAAAACAAAAGTTGCGATTCGAGAAAAGTTGGTTCGCTGAGTGACACCTCGCTCTTTATTGTCTAGATTTCCAAACCATAGCCGAGCCAAATCTGTTCCGATGTCTGTGCTAATACCCGTGAGGTGAGTGGTTCGAATCTGCCCCTTCGTCATGACGGCAAAGCAACCATTCTGAGTTCCACAGATAAACGAGAGTAAGAAGAGAAGAAAAAAATCTCGTGCAAGCAAAAGCTCCTCGCCAAAGGCCCCAAACCAACCCAAAAAACCAAAAACGTAAAGGCAAAGAAGCAGCAATGGAATCGAAGCGGTCACAAAACCAAACCAAGGCTTCAAACCCCTCTCAATGCGGGCCGCGGTAACAATAGCTCCGCAAAATGATCCAAGAATAAAAAAGATTGGAAACCCTAAAAGTTCAATTGCAAAGGTAATACTCCTTGTGCCAAGCGCAATGCCAATCTGGGTTCCAAAACCAGTCACATGAGAGACGTATCTTCCGCATGCCAGAAATCCGAAGGCGTTAATGTAGCCCGCTTGGAAGCCAAGCAAAGACCATAGCGCAATGTAAGGAGATTTAACGAACTCCTCTCTTTCAAGACGATACATTTCTTCTCCTTAGTGGACTTCTAAAAATCTGACAGAACCTGTTGAGATATCCAGAATCGCGGGCTCAACCGAGAGTTTTCCTTCCGAAACTAACGAGCTGACAATCTTGCTCTGCTCCAAAATTAATTCTCGACTCCTGAGGATATTTGCCACGATAGCCGCGTCCATGAGGTTCGGTGCCGAGGCGCCCTTTTTATGGACCACAGAGTCAACCGCCGGTCGAATTCTAGAGATTAACTCTTCCAGATGCGCTGATGGAAGAGGCGTCTCAGGATGCCTGAACTGCTGAAGAGCTGCATTCACAGCACCGCACTGCGTATGCCCCAGGACGACTACTGTTGCAGAGCCGAAGTTTGCAGCAGCAAATTCGATGCTTGCAAGCAAACTGGGCGCAACAACGTTGCCCGCGACACGAACGACAAAGATATCCCCTAGACCTTGGTCAAAGATCATCTCAACTGGGCTCCTTGAGTCAGAGCAAGTCAGTACGATCGCAAAGGGGCGTTGCCCTTTCTGTGCAAGCTCAGACATTTTTGACTTCGATAAAAGGGTTTCGACGGATACCAAGCCCGTGGTAAAACGACGATTTCCTTCAACCAGCTTCTCTATTGCTTCTTTAGGTGTTGTGTTTTTCATGAACAAATATTCGGTTAAAAAAAAATATTAATAAATTTCATAAAATAGTTCGTTTACTTTGATATAATCAAACCATGAAAATTGTGATCGACGGAAAAGCGACCTGGATTAACTATCACCATTTATATTGCTTTCACACGATTGTGCTGCAAGGAGGTCTCACCAAGGCCTCAGAATTTCTGGGCATCGGGCAATCTGCGCTTTCAATACAGATGAAACAATTTGAAGCCCAACTCGGATTTTCTCTCTTCGAACGCAGCCACCGGAAAATGAAAGTCAATGAGCGTGGCCAGGTGGTTCTTTCATATGCAAAAGAGATTTTTCGTCTTGGAGACGAAATGGTGCAAACACTGAACGATCGGCCCGCGTCCGATCGAGTTCACGTTCAAATCGGAGCACTGGATACGATCCCAAAACATCTCACGGTGGAATTAGTTAGCCAGGCCCTGAGCCGAAAGAGCTCTGTCACCGTCATGGAAGGAAAGCCACTCGAGCTACTTAACGATCTGATGGATCATCGGATCGACCTCTTACTGACCAACGCCCTTCCACAAGTTCGTCCCGGACAAATATTTGCAAAGAGAATTGCTCGACTTCCCCTTTGGGTCGTTGGATCTAAGGCCTTTTTAAAACTAAAAGACAATTTTCCTGAGTCGATAAAATCGCAGCCCTTTATCTTACCCACGGCCGACAGCAACGTCAGGCATGAGTTTGAAAACTTCCGCCAGCTTCATCAACTCCCATTGGATTTCTTGGTAGAGACACAAGACATCATGGTTCAGAAGCTTCTCGCAATCAAAGGCCTTGGACTATCGATCATGCCAGAGTTTGCTGTGAAAGAGTTCCTCATTAAGAGAGAATTGTTTCTTATCGGAAAAATTCCGAGGGCATTTGAAGAAATATTTCTTATATCGGCCGCACGAAAAATCGAAAATCCCAGCGCGGCGGCAATTATGCGAACCTTCAAAATTCAGTCTCATTCGACTCAGACGAGAGATGCCCCTTCTTGAATCAAACGAAGCATAGCAACAAAAGCCGAGGCGAAAGCACTTCCCGAATCGCTTCTGGCGTCAACGACATGGAGGGTCTAACTTATGCGAGAGATCCTAAAAATTTTTCTATCTTTATTAAGACTTCCATAGAGAGCTAATCTTTCTGCAATTAATTTATGTGCATCCGCTGGCTGTAGTACAGGCTTCCCAGGTCGCGATTTTGTCAAATACGCAAAGGCATCAGCATAAGCCAAGAGATGTGCCTCATGCGGAATCCGGTTAGCTAAAAGTTGCGCGGGAAACCCGCTTCCATTAGATCTTTCGTGGTGCTTTTCAATAATGTCAGCAATAGTCTGGGTTACTGTAACTCTCTTTTCTTTCAATAAGTTTAAAGAGCGACGAGGATGTTGTTTGTACTGCTCCTGCTCGTCGGCGCTCAGTATGTCGAGATCAAAAATAGATATGTCATCACGGCTACCGTAAACCCCGATGTCGTGAAAAAGACCTGCAATAGCAAGATCCTCTGGCTGTCCGATTTCCGTTGCCATGCTAAGGAGACACGCAATTGTTGAAACAACTTGAGCGTGGGAGTACGAGTCTCCGACCTCGCCAGTGATTTCTTTAAGTTTATGGCCTTTGACAACTCTTTCGATCTCAATGAACCTAGCATCGGCTTGATAATATCCATATAAGCTTTATCAAACCCTACCAATCGAACGTCAAAGGTCGAGATATCGCTCATCGTCTGCAACTTTAAGCCGCGCGCTGCTTTTGAGGATCGTATGTACAAACATAAAGCTACGACATAGTCTAAACTGATGAAGAATCATTTTTGGGCTACGTTCATTGTTGCACTTGCAGTGGTCATCGTGGTTCACGGTTTTAATTTTAAAGGGAGTGTTCCACACTTCCTAGAGAACACGGGCAACCAAGTTTTGTTAGATATAAAGCCCTCGTTTAACCTTGATGATACCTATAAGCGTTTGGAAGATTTTGGTGTCGAGGGCCGTGACCTTTATAAGTATCGCATTCTTACTGTCGATGTTATTTTACCATTGAGTGTATTTTGGTTTCTAATAATTTTTATGTCTAAGGCGATTGAAAAGATCACGCTTCGAAGGCAACTCAGATGGACGCTGCTTGCCCTGCCCTTCGGCTTCTTGATATTTGATTTTGCTGAAAATATCGCGCTTTACGTAATGATCTCTCACTATCCCGAAAGAATGCCTTTACTAGCAACTATCCTACCCTACTTTACTGTTGTTAAACGCGCGTCCTCACTTGTGGCAATCTTCTTACCTTTAGTGTTAATCATTTATTTTAGGTTTATACAAAGAGGTCGCGGTGAATTGATTTGATATTGGTTGAGAGAAGTCGCCGAATGCATGGTCTGGGCTTCATGAATTTAAGCATTTAGTCTATGGGCATGGTGTGAACAATGATCAACCAGCTCTTTTTAGAGTGACAGTTTAGTCAGTCTGAATTTGGAAGTTGCGGTATGAGTTTCTGATTTCACCCCGCGCCTTGGGCTCTCCCCACAATGGAATCCATTTAGATAAATAATGAGACTTAACTTTCTTTCTAAAGTACAATTCATGATCCCACTCAATCTCAGCGAAATGTAAAAGCTCATCAATGATACTTAGCTCTCCAGAAAAAAAAGCTAATCGAGCCGCAACTTCATACTCACCTATGTTTGCCCTCTCAAGCCGCCCAGCGCCGTACATTGGTATAAGCCAAGTTCCAAAAAAACTAAGTACCGCAACGAATGCTCCAACCAACCACATCTGAATTTCACGTGTCATTCTTGGTTTTGAGTTTAGTTGATGCAAAAACTCTCTTAACCTATCTCGGTGATGCAATTCATCTTTATATATTTTTAAAATTTCGAGCATTTCACTTTCGTCTCTCACGAAAAGGGAGTGCGCATGGCCAAAAAATGCATTTGCGGCGGCTTTTTCGCCAGCATGGGCGTCCTGTAGAAGCTTTATCAACGCCGCTTTTGCATCCGAACCTTTTCCGAATTTATGAAAACTGAACTTATCCACTTCCACTTTTGCGAAGCTATCAGTGTAAAACGAGTCGATCAACGTCTATTCGCTTTGTCAGACTCTCTTACCGCTCACCTGCTTGAGCCGCATCTATTAACGGGCCCCAAAGGTCCGGGTTGGTAAATTCATGACATGTATACTTCGAAAGTCGAAATCGCTATAATCTTTCTTGAGGGGCCAATGTCTGTTGAAACTGAATCGCAATTTGAAGGAATGAAGGCAATTGGTGCAATTGTCGCATAGACAAGAGGCTATTTAAGAAGAATAGCGTTGTTGCTATTGAACCAATAATCTCGACCGGCGCTGATATCCTTATAGATAAGGGGGACGGCTGGACCCTTCATCATCCCGGTTTCTTCACTGCTCAGTTTGAACATACCGTGATGGTAACCAATCATCAGCCTTATATATTTACTAGGCCAACGCACTATCAAAGTGGCAAAGCATATTGGCGCTAGCCAGGCCTTTGTTTGGTCGAAGCTCCAAAAATGAAAGGCCTGCTGCCTAAGCGCGTTTGCGCTTAGGCTTTTTATGATCAATCCAATCTGCTAATATGTCGCGAATAAGGACCTGATACTTCCCTCCATGCTGCTCGGTCAGGCTAAGTCTTTTGAGATCCTTGACCATATTCAGAGGCAGCATCATCGAAACGCGAATAAGTGCATTAGCGTCATCGAATGATTCATCCGACAATTCAACTTTACCGTACTTAATCTTCTTCATGATATTCAACCCACTTTTCTAAAAGTTCTTCTTTGTGTTCCGCAATGTAGGTCACAATTTTTCCGACCGTAGTTTTCGAGAAATCCGTGCTGTCGTCCATTATTTCCAAAGTCAGTAGATTCACTCTCACCGTCGCTCCGCCACCTTCGACGTGAACGTGAGGGGGATTATGATCCCTCTTATTCACTTTGGATTTTAACTGCCCAACCCTCAATACTGTAACTACCAATATAGTATATATCATATATATGCGGTTCACAAGATTGAATTGTGCATTGAGCAGTTCGTGTACTATCAAACCCGATGCTGACCTAAGATACTGAAAAGATTCTGTTTTCAAACCTGGCGGTTGGTCGGCAGTTGTGTGATTTCATGGGGTTAAGTCAGATCCCAGGCAAAAACCAGGGAGTTGCTACGGCAAAACCTCTCGCTTAAATCTTTCTTCGAGGTACTGTTCGTCACAGGATTCATGCCACAGTCCGTTCGTTTGACCTTTATCTTTAGCAATTTCACCAATTCGTCCTGGATTAAAAGGGAAGAACGCTTGTGTTTCATAGTTGGCGATTTCATCAGTATACGCATTTTCTGTAGAAATTATCTGCCATCCGTTTTTGCGTAAAGCCTCAATGAGGTCGCCTATAAACAATGCTGAAATGTCCATTTCATGAAGTAGTAATACGTGCTTGGGTGAGCGTCCAAGATGCTCAACAGCCATTTTATCATAGTATTCAACGCTTTCGACTAAGACGTTTACGTAAAAATCTCTCATTTTATCAAAATTGAAATTGGGACTTTTGACTGCACGTTGAAATATGGTTTCGATATACCAGTCATAATTATTGAGCGTAATGTAAGCATTTCGATAGCTCATGTCGCGGAGAGCACTTCTCATACCATCGCGCTTTTCTTTGGTGTTGCCTTCTCTCAAGTATGGAAATCGAAACCACTTTTTGAATGTGCTGAACTCCTTCAACACATTATGGGCTTTTTCAAAGTTGTCTTTATATTCCGACGGAGCAGTTTCGTTGAAGTTAGGATGAGTCGCGGTGTGATTGGCAATAGTGTGCCCAGCATCCGCATATTTTTGAAGTCTTTCTCTGCCTTCCTTATCGATTTGCCCAGATACAGAGAAAAATACCACATCGCCAGCATTATGTTTTTTCAAATTTTTGATAAGTTTTTTTGCTCTTGTTCGACCGTCAAAATGACCTTTCGCATGCCTAGGAGAGTCGTCGAAAGTAATGGCCAATTTTTTTGCAAAAGCGGAATGACTAATTAGCAATATAACAATCAAGATCGAACGAAACACTGGGCCCCCAGAGCATTTTCAAAAACCAATTAGAAGATAGAAGTTAAGCCGAAAATTGGCGGAGAGGGCGAGATTCGAACTCGCGAGACCCTTACGAGCCTACTTGCGTTCCAGGCAAGCGGATTCAACCACTCTCCCACCTCTCCAAAAAGGCCTTCCTAACACAAACTGAAATGACCAAACTAACCGGATATCATTCAGTCAGCCGAGTCGCAAGCCTCGAGAGCCGTAAACCACAAATTTGTACTTCGATGCACAAGGCCAAATGAAATCTTAACCAAAACCCAATTTACTTCGAGGTGATAAGTCCGTTTTAATTGTATCTGAGAGAAGAAAGCATTTTTGGGGGGTTAGAAATGTATTTTATCTCAGTTCGGGCATCTTTGTATTTACTGTCGGCATTCATGATTTTCGTCAGTGCCATCGGGCATGCGCACGTTGTTCCCAGGCGCCCAGATCCAAGTCTAACAACCGGTAGTCTATGTGATGAGGCCAATCCTGATTACATCGGACGCCACTACCCTGGCCGTGTCGCCAAATGCAATCGCAATGTGACTTATGAGCTAAAGACTCAAATATACAATGCGTACAACATACCCCAGAAATGCCGGCGCAGTTACACGATCGATCATCTGATTCCACTTTCAATAGGTGGCACCAATCATATCGACAATCTTTGGCCCGAACATGTTGATATTAAAAAAACCAGATTCGAACTTGAGTTTGAAGTTTATAAAGAGTTAAGGGACGGACAAATCAACCAACGAAGTGCCGTTTTCGAAATTCTAGACGCAAAAAAGAACCCAGATTTATCTGGCGTCCAATTTAAGCCCTGTGAATAATCAGGTTTATTAGCTTTTCAATGCTCTGAAGGACTTGCCAGAGCTCTTCTGAGCTCCTGAAATTCACTCATTGTGCGATTGATAAGCTCTTCGATGTTCGGTAGGTCCTTAATGGCGCCCACTCCATGACCTGCCGAAAAAAACTTACTGTAAGAACCCTTCTCCCCAGTCCCAAACAGCGCTTTGGCCGCCCGATAAAGGGCCAATCCGCGCGCAAACCTGTCACTCTGTTTTAGCACAGTCTCCACTGCTCCGGACTCCACTCCAAACTTCTTAAGTTCTGGCGTTAAGATAAAATTACCAGCAAAACCGTCCACTCGATCGGTACTAACTATATCTTCTGGTTTACCACTTAAAATTGCCTGCTTATAATCTTGCGTAGCAGGCGATTCTTTGGTGGCGATCATCCTTGTTCCCATATACACGGCATCTGCGCCCAGAACCATAGCGGCCAACATCGTTCGACCATCTACAATACTACCAGCAGCAATGAGCGGTAAGCCCACTTCTTTCTTTAAGTAAGGAATCAACGCAAACGGAGATATCGTTCCGGCGTGCCCACCCGCTCCGCCTGCAACAGCAATAAGGCCATCTGCACCTAGGTCGGCTACTTTCTTCGCATGATCCTTGCCTATGACGTCGCAAAACACTTTCGTATTTGTACCTTTCACCCTTGATAAAACATTCTTAGGGCTTCCAAGAGAGGTAATAATCAAATCAATTTCATATTTTAGGGCGAGTTCAATGTGAGCATCTTGATGACGATTGCTTTTCTGAACGATGATGTTCATGCCAATCGGCTTTCGAGTGCGCGATCGCATTCTTTTGATGGCTGCTTCTAGATTTTCTGTCGGACGGTAGTTCAACGCCGGGAAAGTGCCAATTCCGCCAGCTTCAGAAGTGGCCACAACCATTTCTTCGTTTGAAACTAAAAACATAGGCGCGGCCACAATTGGGTATTTTACAGCAAACAGTTCAGTGATTTGGGTCTTCATATATATAACTAGGCTAACTCAAAAGAAAAAGAGCTCCTATGAAAATCTCCTTTACTGCAAACCACTCTCAAAAGTAAAAAATGAAGCTTCCT
The Bdellovibrionales bacterium CG10_big_fil_rev_8_21_14_0_10_45_34 genome window above contains:
- a CDS encoding polysaccharide deacetylase, with product MFRSILIVILLISHSAFAKKLAITFDDSPRHAKGHFDGRTRAKKLIKNLKKHNAGDVVFFSVSGQIDKEGRERLQKYADAGHTIANHTATHPNFNETAPSEYKDNFEKAHNVLKEFSTFKKWFRFPYLREGNTKEKRDGMRSALRDMSYRNAYITLNNYDWYIETIFQRAVKSPNFNFDKMRDFYVNVLVESVEYYDKMAVEHLGRSPKHVLLLHEMDISALFIGDLIEALRKNGWQIISTENAYTDEIANYETQAFFPFNPGRIGEIAKDKGQTNGLWHESCDEQYLEERFKREVLP
- a CDS encoding carbonic anhydrase, whose product is MKNTTPKEAIEKLVEGNRRFTTGLVSVETLLSKSKMSELAQKGQRPFAIVLTCSDSRSPVEMIFDQGLGDIFVVRVAGNVVAPSLLASIEFAAANFGSATVVVLGHTQCGAVNAALQQFRHPETPLPSAHLEELISRIRPAVDSVVHKKGASAPNLMDAAIVANILRSRELILEQSKIVSSLVSEGKLSVEPAILDISTGSVRFLEVH
- a CDS encoding LysR family transcriptional regulator; this translates as MKIVIDGKATWINYHHLYCFHTIVLQGGLTKASEFLGIGQSALSIQMKQFEAQLGFSLFERSHRKMKVNERGQVVLSYAKEIFRLGDEMVQTLNDRPASDRVHVQIGALDTIPKHLTVELVSQALSRKSSVTVMEGKPLELLNDLMDHRIDLLLTNALPQVRPGQIFAKRIARLPLWVVGSKAFLKLKDNFPESIKSQPFILPTADSNVRHEFENFRQLHQLPLDFLVETQDIMVQKLLAIKGLGLSIMPEFAVKEFLIKRELFLIGKIPRAFEEIFLISAARKIENPSAAAIMRTFKIQSHSTQTRDAPS